One Pseudomonas sp. MH9.2 DNA segment encodes these proteins:
- the bamA gene encoding outer membrane protein assembly factor BamA, whose amino-acid sequence MKRLLLTAVLAVLMIAEVHAESFTISDIRVNGLQRVSAGSVFGALPLNVGESADDRRLVDATRALFKTGFFQDIQLGRDGNVLVITVVERPSVASIDIEGNKAISTEDLMKGLKQSGLAEGEIFQRATLEGVRNELQRQYVAQGRYSAEVATEVVPQPRNRVGLKININEGTVAAIQHINVVGNSVFPDEDLIGLFELKTTNWLSFFKNDDKYAREKLSGDLERLRSYYLDRGYINMDIASTQVSITPDKKNVYITVNVNEGEKYSVKSVKLSGDLKVPEDQVKALLLVKPGQVFSRKVMTTTSELITRRLGNEGYTFANVNGVPTPNNEDHTVDITFVVDPGKRAYVNRINFRGNTKSADEVLRREMRQMEGGWASTYLIDQSKTRLERLGFFKEVNVETPAVPGTDDQVDVNYAVEEQASGSITASVGFAQSAGLILGGSISQNNFLGTGNKVSIGLTRSQYQSRYNFGFVDPYWTADGVSLGYNAFYRTTDYKNLNVSVASYAVDSLGAGVSVGYPINETSRLTFGLTVQEDQIKTGVYTVDEIFNFVNAQGDKYLNFKASAGWSESTLNKGVLATRGHSQSLVLETTTPGSDLSFFKLDYRGQYFHPLTDNYTLRLHTELGYGDGYGSTSGLPFYENYYAGGFNSVRGFKDSTLGPRSTPSTGVNPGTLADPDQNPLPFGGNVLIQGGVELMFPLPFIKDQRSLRTSVFWDVGNVFDSNCDSSKLTLSGNKVTCSNIDLSGLASSVGVGVTWVTALGPLSFAVAMPVKKPDNAETQIFQFSLGQTF is encoded by the coding sequence ATGAAACGTCTGCTGCTAACTGCGGTTCTTGCCGTACTGATGATCGCCGAAGTTCACGCTGAGTCCTTCACTATCTCCGATATCCGTGTCAATGGCCTCCAGCGGGTATCCGCAGGCAGCGTCTTTGGTGCCTTGCCGTTGAATGTCGGCGAGTCTGCGGATGATCGTCGCCTGGTGGATGCCACTCGTGCGCTGTTCAAAACCGGGTTCTTTCAAGATATCCAGCTCGGCCGCGATGGCAATGTCCTGGTCATTACTGTAGTCGAACGGCCTTCTGTTGCCAGTATCGACATTGAAGGCAACAAGGCGATCAGTACCGAAGACCTGATGAAGGGGCTCAAGCAGTCAGGTCTGGCTGAAGGTGAGATCTTTCAGCGTGCGACCCTTGAAGGCGTGCGTAACGAGCTGCAACGTCAATACGTTGCCCAAGGTCGTTATTCGGCTGAGGTCGCCACCGAGGTTGTGCCGCAGCCGCGGAACCGCGTCGGTCTGAAGATCAACATCAATGAAGGCACGGTTGCCGCTATCCAGCACATCAACGTGGTGGGTAACAGCGTCTTTCCTGATGAAGACCTGATCGGTCTGTTCGAGCTCAAGACCACCAACTGGCTGTCATTCTTCAAGAACGACGACAAGTACGCCCGGGAAAAACTCTCCGGCGACCTTGAACGTCTGCGTTCTTACTACCTCGATCGCGGCTATATCAACATGGATATAGCCTCGACTCAGGTATCGATCACGCCTGACAAGAAAAACGTCTACATCACGGTCAACGTGAATGAAGGCGAGAAGTACAGCGTCAAGTCGGTCAAGCTGAGCGGCGATTTGAAAGTACCCGAAGACCAGGTCAAGGCCCTGTTGCTGGTCAAGCCGGGTCAAGTGTTCTCGCGCAAAGTCATGACCACTACGTCAGAGCTGATCACTCGTCGCCTGGGTAACGAAGGCTATACCTTCGCCAACGTCAACGGCGTTCCGACCCCGAACAATGAAGATCACACAGTCGACATCACCTTTGTGGTCGATCCGGGCAAGCGTGCTTACGTCAACCGCATCAACTTCCGTGGCAACACCAAGTCTGCCGATGAAGTGCTGCGTCGTGAAATGCGTCAGATGGAAGGCGGATGGGCTTCGACTTATCTGATCGATCAATCGAAAACCCGTCTTGAACGTCTCGGCTTCTTCAAAGAAGTGAACGTCGAAACGCCTGCGGTTCCGGGCACCGACGATCAGGTTGACGTCAATTACGCCGTTGAAGAACAAGCGTCCGGTTCGATCACTGCCAGCGTTGGTTTCGCCCAGAGCGCGGGCCTTATTCTCGGCGGCTCGATCAGCCAGAACAACTTCCTGGGTACCGGTAACAAGGTCAGCATTGGTCTGACTCGCAGCCAATACCAGAGCCGATACAACTTTGGCTTTGTCGACCCCTACTGGACTGCGGATGGCGTGAGCCTAGGTTACAACGCGTTCTACCGTACCACTGACTACAAAAACCTTAACGTTTCTGTAGCCAGTTATGCCGTAGACAGCTTGGGTGCGGGCGTGAGCGTCGGTTACCCGATCAATGAAACCTCACGTTTGACCTTCGGCCTTACCGTGCAGGAGGACCAAATCAAGACCGGCGTTTACACAGTCGACGAGATTTTCAACTTCGTTAATGCGCAGGGCGATAAGTATCTCAACTTCAAGGCTTCGGCGGGTTGGTCCGAGTCAACGTTGAACAAAGGTGTGCTCGCCACGCGTGGGCATTCCCAGAGCCTGGTATTGGAAACCACTACGCCGGGCAGCGACCTGTCGTTCTTCAAGCTTGATTACCGTGGTCAGTATTTCCACCCGCTAACCGATAATTACACCCTGCGTCTGCACACAGAGTTGGGTTATGGCGATGGTTATGGGTCAACCTCGGGCCTGCCGTTCTACGAGAACTACTATGCTGGCGGTTTCAACTCGGTTCGTGGTTTCAAGGACAGCACCTTGGGCCCGCGTAGCACCCCGAGTACGGGTGTTAACCCAGGCACATTGGCAGATCCGGATCAGAATCCGCTGCCGTTCGGTGGTAACGTACTGATCCAGGGTGGTGTAGAACTGATGTTCCCACTGCCATTCATCAAAGATCAACGCTCACTGCGGACCTCTGTGTTCTGGGACGTCGGCAACGTATTCGACAGCAATTGTGACTCCAGCAAACTCACGTTAAGTGGCAACAAGGTCACGTGCAGTAATATCGACCTTTCTGGATTGGCGAGTTCTGTGGGTGTCGGCGTGACGTGGGTTACGGCACTGGGCCCGTTGAGTTTTGCCGTGGCTATGCCGGTCAAAAAACCGGACAATGCGGAAACCCAAATATTCCAATTCTCTCTCGGTCAGACCTTCTAA
- the lpxD gene encoding UDP-3-O-(3-hydroxymyristoyl)glucosamine N-acyltransferase gives MTATIKLGQLAEFLGATLRGAADKEITGLATLQEAGPAQLSFLANPQYRRFLADSHAAAVLLKPADAESFAGEALLVADPYLAYAKISHFFDPKPKALPGVHPSAVVAADAQVDATASVGAFAVIESGACIAAGVTVGAHCFIGARCEIGEGGWLAPRVTLYHDVRIGKRVVIQSGAVLGGEGFGFANEKGIWQKIAQIGGVLIGDDVEIGVNTAVDRGALADTLIGNGVKLDNQIQIAHNVQVGDHTAMAACVGISGSTKIGKHCTIAGGVGMVGHIEVCDGVFVTGMTMVTRSITERGAYSSGTAMQPAAEWRKSAARIRQLDDMARRLQQLEKVVEAVTSGGNESSDG, from the coding sequence ATGACTGCGACCATTAAACTCGGCCAACTGGCTGAGTTCCTCGGCGCCACGTTACGTGGCGCCGCGGATAAAGAGATTACCGGGCTGGCCACTTTGCAAGAGGCCGGCCCTGCTCAGTTGAGTTTTCTGGCCAATCCGCAGTACCGCAGGTTCCTCGCCGATAGTCATGCTGCAGCCGTGCTGCTGAAGCCAGCGGATGCGGAGAGTTTTGCCGGTGAAGCGTTATTAGTGGCTGATCCTTATCTGGCGTACGCGAAGATTTCCCATTTTTTCGACCCCAAGCCCAAGGCTCTGCCTGGGGTGCATCCGTCTGCAGTGGTTGCGGCGGACGCCCAGGTTGATGCCACTGCCAGCGTGGGCGCTTTTGCCGTTATCGAAAGCGGTGCCTGCATCGCGGCCGGGGTCACAGTGGGGGCCCATTGCTTTATCGGCGCTCGTTGTGAAATTGGCGAAGGTGGCTGGCTGGCCCCGCGGGTCACGCTTTATCACGATGTACGCATTGGTAAGCGCGTTGTGATTCAGTCGGGAGCCGTGCTCGGCGGTGAAGGTTTCGGTTTCGCCAATGAAAAAGGGATTTGGCAGAAAATCGCGCAGATTGGGGGTGTTCTGATCGGTGACGACGTGGAAATCGGCGTCAATACGGCCGTCGACCGCGGTGCGTTAGCCGACACGTTGATCGGCAACGGCGTCAAACTGGATAACCAGATTCAGATCGCGCACAACGTGCAGGTCGGCGATCACACCGCGATGGCGGCGTGTGTCGGTATCTCGGGCAGTACCAAGATTGGCAAGCATTGCACCATCGCTGGCGGTGTCGGCATGGTTGGTCATATAGAAGTGTGTGATGGAGTTTTTGTCACAGGTATGACCATGGTGACCCGCTCGATTACCGAGCGCGGTGCCTATTCTTCGGGGACTGCGATGCAGCCCGCTGCGGAATGGCGCAAAAGCGCGGCGCGTATTCGTCAGTTGGATGACATGGCGCGGCGCCTGCAACAGTTGGAAAAGGTTGTTGAAGCCGTGACCTCAGGCGGTAATGAGTCATCTGATGGCTGA
- the lpxB gene encoding lipid-A-disaccharide synthase yields MIRPLRIALVAGEASGDILGAGLMRALKIRHPSVEFIGVGGPLMQAEGMVSYFPMERLAVMGLVEVLGRLKELLAKRKQLVQTLLGEKPDVFIGIDAPDFTLNIELKLRRAGIKTVHYVSPSVWAWRQKRVLKIREGCDLMLTLLPFEARFYEEKGVPVRFVGHPLADTIPLEADRAAARAQLGLAAGPLVALMPGSRGGEVGRLGGLFFDAAERLMALRPGIRFVLPCASPERRAQIEQLLQGRDVPVLLLDGGSHLALAACDAVLIASGTATLEALLYKRPMVVAYRLAPITFWILKRLVKSPYVSLPNLLAQRLLVPELLQDAATAETLAQTLLPLLDGGEAQTAGFDAIHRILRRDASNQAADAVLGLLGQSPSQ; encoded by the coding sequence ATGATCAGGCCACTGCGAATCGCGCTGGTAGCAGGCGAAGCGTCAGGCGATATCCTGGGTGCGGGTTTGATGCGAGCGCTCAAGATTCGTCATCCCTCTGTCGAGTTTATCGGTGTCGGCGGTCCGCTGATGCAGGCCGAAGGCATGGTTTCCTACTTCCCGATGGAGCGTCTGGCGGTCATGGGGCTGGTCGAGGTGCTGGGTCGGCTCAAAGAGTTGTTAGCCAAGCGCAAGCAGCTTGTTCAAACGCTTCTCGGCGAAAAGCCTGACGTCTTCATCGGTATCGATGCCCCGGACTTCACGCTCAATATCGAACTCAAGCTACGGCGCGCTGGAATCAAGACGGTGCATTACGTCAGTCCGTCGGTATGGGCCTGGCGGCAAAAGCGCGTGCTGAAAATTCGCGAAGGCTGCGACCTGATGCTGACGCTGCTGCCCTTTGAAGCTCGGTTCTACGAAGAGAAGGGCGTACCGGTGCGGTTTGTCGGTCATCCCTTGGCTGACACCATCCCTCTTGAAGCTGATCGCGCTGCGGCGCGAGCTCAACTGGGTTTGGCTGCCGGCCCGCTGGTTGCGCTAATGCCCGGAAGTCGAGGTGGCGAAGTAGGGCGCCTCGGAGGCCTGTTCTTCGATGCCGCGGAACGTCTGATGGCCTTGCGTCCTGGTATTCGCTTCGTGCTGCCCTGCGCCAGCCCGGAGCGGCGTGCGCAGATCGAGCAACTGTTGCAAGGGCGCGACGTGCCGGTGCTGCTGCTCGACGGCGGCTCTCACCTGGCACTGGCGGCGTGCGATGCGGTGTTGATCGCATCCGGCACGGCGACACTTGAAGCGCTGCTGTACAAACGTCCCATGGTCGTTGCCTACCGCTTGGCACCGATTACCTTCTGGATACTCAAGCGTCTGGTGAAAAGCCCTTACGTTTCTTTGCCTAATCTGCTCGCCCAGCGTTTGCTGGTCCCGGAATTGTTGCAGGACGCAGCAACCGCCGAGACCCTTGCGCAAACGCTGTTGCCGCTGCTCGATGGCGGCGAAGCGCAGACTGCAGGTTTCGATGCCATTCACCGGATCTTGCGCCGCGACGCCTCCAATCAGGCCGCCGATGCGGTGCTTGGCCTGTTGGGTCAGTCGCCTTCACAGTGA
- a CDS encoding OmpH family outer membrane protein → MRKLTQLVILATALIATPAFAEMKIAVLNYQMALLESDAAKKYAVDAEKKFGPQLTKLKTLESSAKGIQDRLVSGGDKMAQPERERLELEFKQKARDFQFQSKELNEAKAVADREMLKQLKPKLDQAVEEVIKKGAYDLVFERGAVIDVKPQYDVTRQVIERMNQLK, encoded by the coding sequence GTGCGTAAGTTGACTCAGCTGGTTATCTTGGCCACGGCCTTGATAGCGACTCCAGCATTTGCTGAAATGAAAATTGCAGTGCTGAACTATCAAATGGCACTGCTCGAATCAGACGCGGCAAAGAAATATGCCGTGGATGCCGAGAAAAAATTCGGCCCACAATTGACCAAGCTCAAAACTCTTGAAAGCAGTGCCAAGGGTATTCAGGATCGTCTGGTCAGCGGTGGCGACAAGATGGCGCAACCTGAGCGTGAGCGTCTTGAGCTTGAATTCAAGCAAAAGGCTCGTGACTTCCAGTTCCAGTCCAAGGAGCTGAATGAAGCCAAAGCGGTTGCCGACCGTGAAATGCTCAAGCAGTTGAAGCCAAAACTTGATCAGGCTGTAGAAGAAGTGATCAAGAAAGGCGCGTATGACCTGGTATTCGAGCGCGGCGCTGTCATTGATGTCAAACCTCAGTACGACGTCACTCGCCAAGTGATTGAGCGCATGAATCAGCTGAAGTAA
- the fabZ gene encoding 3-hydroxyacyl-ACP dehydratase FabZ, with protein MMDINEIREYLPHRYPFLLVDRVVELNVESKSIRAYKNVSINEPFFNGHFPQHPIMPGVLIIEAMAQAAGILGFKILDVKPSEGTLYYFVGSDKLRFRQPVLPGDQLILEAKFISCKRQIWKFECQASVDGKPVCSAEIICAERKL; from the coding sequence ATGATGGACATCAACGAGATTCGCGAATACCTGCCTCACCGCTACCCATTCTTGTTGGTGGATCGTGTGGTGGAGCTGAATGTCGAGAGCAAAAGCATTCGTGCGTACAAGAATGTCAGCATTAATGAGCCTTTCTTCAACGGTCACTTTCCTCAGCACCCAATCATGCCGGGCGTTCTGATCATTGAAGCGATGGCCCAGGCCGCTGGTATCCTCGGTTTTAAAATACTGGACGTGAAGCCATCCGAAGGCACGCTTTACTACTTTGTAGGTTCAGACAAACTGCGCTTTCGTCAGCCGGTGCTGCCGGGTGATCAGTTGATACTTGAAGCTAAATTCATCAGCTGCAAGCGTCAGATCTGGAAATTCGAGTGCCAGGCTTCGGTCGACGGCAAGCCAGTGTGTTCCGCAGAAATTATCTGCGCGGAACGTAAACTATGA
- the dnaE gene encoding DNA polymerase III subunit alpha, with protein MPASFVHLRLHTEYSLVDGLVRVKPLIKTLASMGMPAVAVTDQNNMCSLVKFYKAAMGGGIKPICGADLWLSNKDEDAALSRISLLVMNAKGYRNLTELISRGFIEGQRNGQVIVEREWVAEANEGLIALSAAKEGEIGMALLGGNPDEADQLLREWMAVFPDRFYLEVQRTNRPNDEEHLHAAVALADRLGAPLVATNDVRFIKQEDFEAHETRVCIGEGRALDDPRRSHNYSDQQYLKSAAQMAELFSDLPEALENTVEIAKRCNIDVKLGTHFLPNFPIPDGMTIDEYFRKVSFDGLEERLSVLMPKDTTEDYEAKRQVYVDRLNFELDIIIQMGFPGYFLIVMDFIQWAKANGVPVGPGRGSGAGSLVAYVQKITDLDPLEYDLLFERFLNPERVSMPDFDVDFCMDGRDRVIEYVAEKYGRNAVSQIITFGSMAAKAVVRDVARVQGKSYGLADRLSKMIPFEVGMTLEKAYEQEEILRDFLKVDEEAAEIWEMARKLEGIVRNVGKHAGGVVIAPTKLTDFSPIYCDEAGDGLVTQFDKDDVEAAGLVKFDFLGLRTLTIIDWALKTINRERAKVDEAPLDIAFIPLDDKATYSLLQKAETTAVFQLESRGMKELIKKLKPDCLEDLIALVALFRPGPLQSGMVDDFINRKHGRAELSYPHIDYQYEGLKPVLAPTYGIILYQEQVMQIAQVMAGYTLGGADMLRRAMGKKKPEEMAKQRGGFIEGCTNNNIDPDLSGNIFDLVEKFAGYGFNKSHSAAYGLVSYQTAWLKTHYPAPFMAAVLSADMHNTDKVVTLIEEVRNMKLRLDAPDVNTSEYKFTVSEDGRILYGLGAIKGVGEGPVEAITESRLAGPFKDLFDFCARVDLKRINKRTLDGLIRSGALDRLGPYFEIEPKAYQANIDRNRSVLLAALEEAIQAAEQTARSHDSGHSDLFGGLFVEEDADVYANHRKAKELSLKERLRGEKETLGLYLTGHPIDEYEGEIRRFARQRIIDLKPARDTQTVAGMIIALRVMKNKKGDKMGFITLDDRSGRIEASLFAEAFHSAQSLLQTDAMVVVEGEVSNDDFSGGLRLRAKRVMSLEDARTNLAESLRLKVHADALKGDRLRWLGDLCKRHRGACPITVDYTGVDAKALLQFGEGWRIDPADSLIQALRDQFGRENVFLQYR; from the coding sequence ATGCCGGCTTCTTTCGTTCATCTACGCCTGCACACTGAATATTCTCTGGTCGATGGTCTGGTCCGGGTCAAACCGTTGATCAAGACCTTGGCCAGCATGGGTATGCCGGCTGTTGCCGTGACCGATCAGAACAACATGTGTTCGCTGGTCAAGTTCTACAAGGCCGCCATGGGCGGGGGTATCAAGCCTATTTGTGGTGCCGACCTGTGGCTGTCGAACAAGGACGAAGATGCTGCGCTGAGCCGGATCAGCCTGTTGGTGATGAATGCCAAGGGCTACCGCAATCTGACTGAGCTGATTTCTCGTGGCTTCATCGAAGGCCAGCGCAATGGCCAGGTGATTGTCGAGCGGGAATGGGTTGCTGAGGCCAACGAAGGCTTGATCGCACTGTCGGCGGCTAAAGAGGGCGAAATCGGCATGGCCCTGCTCGGCGGTAATCCGGATGAGGCGGATCAGTTACTGCGTGAATGGATGGCGGTTTTTCCTGACCGTTTCTATCTGGAAGTGCAGCGCACCAACCGCCCTAATGACGAAGAGCACCTGCACGCTGCCGTTGCCCTGGCTGATCGTCTTGGCGCACCGCTGGTGGCGACCAACGATGTCCGCTTTATCAAGCAGGAAGATTTCGAGGCCCACGAAACGCGGGTTTGCATCGGTGAAGGCCGGGCGCTGGATGATCCGCGTCGCTCGCATAACTACAGCGATCAGCAGTACCTGAAAAGCGCGGCGCAAATGGCCGAACTGTTCAGCGACCTGCCCGAGGCGCTGGAAAACACGGTCGAAATCGCCAAACGCTGCAACATTGATGTGAAGCTGGGTACTCACTTCTTGCCCAACTTTCCGATTCCTGACGGCATGACCATCGATGAATACTTTCGCAAAGTATCTTTCGATGGTCTGGAGGAGCGCCTGTCGGTCCTGATGCCCAAGGACACGACCGAGGATTACGAGGCCAAGCGTCAGGTCTATGTCGATCGGTTGAATTTCGAGCTGGATATCATCATCCAGATGGGCTTCCCCGGTTACTTTCTGATCGTGATGGACTTCATCCAGTGGGCCAAAGCCAATGGCGTGCCGGTGGGTCCTGGCCGTGGGTCGGGTGCTGGTTCGCTAGTGGCTTACGTGCAGAAGATCACCGATCTCGACCCGCTGGAATACGACCTGCTGTTCGAACGGTTCCTTAATCCGGAACGGGTCTCCATGCCCGACTTCGACGTTGACTTCTGCATGGACGGCCGCGACCGCGTTATCGAGTACGTGGCCGAGAAATATGGTCGTAACGCGGTCAGCCAGATCATTACCTTCGGTTCAATGGCGGCCAAGGCCGTGGTGCGGGACGTTGCCAGGGTTCAAGGCAAGTCCTACGGCCTGGCTGATCGACTGTCGAAAATGATTCCGTTCGAAGTCGGCATGACGTTGGAGAAAGCCTACGAGCAGGAAGAAATCCTGCGCGACTTCCTCAAGGTTGATGAAGAGGCGGCGGAAATCTGGGAGATGGCCCGCAAGCTCGAGGGTATCGTGCGTAACGTCGGCAAGCATGCCGGCGGCGTGGTGATCGCTCCGACCAAACTGACCGACTTCTCGCCCATCTACTGCGATGAAGCGGGCGATGGCCTGGTGACCCAGTTCGATAAAGATGACGTCGAGGCGGCGGGGCTGGTGAAGTTCGACTTCCTCGGCCTGCGGACCCTGACCATCATTGATTGGGCGCTCAAGACCATCAACCGTGAGCGCGCCAAGGTCGACGAAGCGCCGCTGGATATCGCCTTTATCCCGCTGGATGACAAGGCGACCTACAGCCTGCTGCAAAAAGCCGAAACCACCGCCGTGTTCCAGCTTGAGTCGCGCGGCATGAAAGAGCTGATCAAAAAGCTCAAGCCCGACTGTCTGGAGGACTTGATCGCGTTGGTGGCATTGTTCCGTCCGGGCCCGCTGCAATCGGGCATGGTGGACGACTTTATCAACCGGAAGCACGGTCGCGCCGAACTGTCCTATCCGCACATCGATTATCAGTACGAAGGCCTTAAGCCGGTATTGGCACCGACCTACGGCATCATCCTGTATCAAGAACAGGTGATGCAGATCGCTCAGGTCATGGCCGGTTACACCCTCGGTGGTGCGGACATGCTGCGTCGGGCCATGGGTAAGAAAAAACCCGAAGAAATGGCCAAGCAGCGTGGCGGTTTCATCGAAGGCTGTACCAACAACAATATTGACCCGGACTTGTCCGGTAACATTTTCGACCTGGTGGAAAAATTCGCCGGTTATGGTTTTAACAAATCCCACTCCGCTGCTTATGGCCTGGTGTCGTATCAGACCGCCTGGCTGAAAACTCACTACCCGGCACCTTTCATGGCTGCGGTACTGTCGGCGGACATGCACAACACCGACAAGGTCGTGACCTTGATCGAAGAAGTGCGCAACATGAAGTTGCGCCTTGATGCACCGGACGTGAACACCTCCGAATACAAGTTCACTGTGAGTGAGGACGGCCGGATTCTTTATGGCCTCGGCGCCATCAAGGGTGTCGGCGAAGGACCGGTAGAAGCCATTACCGAGTCGCGTTTGGCTGGGCCGTTCAAGGATTTGTTCGACTTTTGCGCGCGTGTCGACCTCAAACGCATCAACAAACGGACCCTCGATGGCTTGATCCGCAGCGGTGCGCTGGATCGGCTTGGCCCCTATTTTGAAATCGAGCCGAAAGCCTATCAAGCCAACATCGACCGCAATCGCTCGGTACTGCTTGCTGCGCTGGAAGAGGCGATTCAGGCCGCAGAGCAGACCGCTCGCAGTCATGACAGCGGTCACTCCGATCTTTTTGGCGGCTTGTTCGTCGAAGAAGACGCCGACGTCTACGCGAACCATCGCAAGGCCAAAGAGCTGAGCCTTAAAGAGCGTTTACGTGGCGAGAAAGAAACCCTGGGTTTGTACCTCACCGGGCACCCTATCGACGAATATGAAGGCGAAATTCGCCGTTTTGCTCGTCAACGCATCATCGATCTGAAGCCGGCGCGAGACACGCAGACGGTAGCCGGTATGATCATTGCGTTGCGCGTCATGAAGAACAAAAAGGGCGACAAGATGGGCTTTATCACCCTCGATGACCGCTCTGGACGAATCGAGGCCTCACTGTTTGCCGAGGCTTTTCATTCGGCACAGTCGCTGTTGCAGACCGATGCGATGGTGGTGGTCGAAGGCGAGGTCAGCAATGATGACTTCTCCGGCGGCCTGCGTTTGCGTGCTAAACGGGTAATGAGCCTGGAAGATGCGCGAACCAATCTCGCTGAAAGCCTGCGCTTGAAGGTGCATGCCGATGCGCTCAAGGGCGATCGGCTGCGGTGGTTGGGCGATTTGTGCAAGCGGCATCGCGGTGCGTGTCCTATTACCGTGGACTACACCGGGGTGGATGCCAAGGCTTTGCTGCAGTTTGGCGAGGGGTGGCGAATCGATCCGGCGGACAGCTTGATTCAAGCACTGCGTGACCAGTTCGGGCGTGAGAACGTCTTCCTGCAATACCGTTGA
- the rnhB gene encoding ribonuclease HII, translating to MQMGLDFNLVEDLVAGVDEVGRGPLCGAVVTAAVILDPRRPILGLNDSKKLTPARREKLYDEICEKALCWYIARAEVEEIDELNILHATMLAMKRAVEGLTITPKLALIDGNRCPQLSVPSAPVIQGDAKVPAIAAASILAKVSRDREMAAFELIYPGYGIGGHKGYPTPVHLEALARLGPTPIHRRSFAPVRAAYEARELL from the coding sequence ATGCAAATGGGTTTGGACTTCAATCTGGTGGAAGACCTGGTTGCCGGCGTCGACGAAGTCGGTCGCGGCCCTCTTTGTGGCGCTGTGGTGACGGCTGCCGTCATCCTCGATCCACGCCGCCCGATCCTCGGCCTCAACGATTCAAAAAAGCTCACCCCGGCTCGCCGCGAGAAACTCTACGACGAGATCTGCGAAAAGGCTCTGTGCTGGTACATCGCCCGGGCTGAAGTGGAAGAAATCGACGAGCTGAATATTCTTCACGCAACCATGTTGGCCATGAAACGCGCGGTCGAGGGGCTGACCATTACCCCAAAACTGGCGCTGATCGATGGTAATCGCTGCCCGCAATTGTCCGTGCCCAGCGCGCCGGTGATTCAAGGTGATGCCAAAGTTCCGGCAATCGCCGCGGCGTCGATTCTGGCGAAAGTCAGTCGGGACCGCGAAATGGCGGCGTTCGAGCTGATTTATCCGGGTTATGGCATCGGCGGCCACAAGGGTTATCCAACCCCCGTTCATCTGGAAGCGCTGGCGCGTCTCGGCCCGACACCTATTCACAGGCGTTCGTTTGCCCCGGTGCGGGCCGCGTACGAAGCCCGCGAGCTGCTGTAG
- the lpxA gene encoding acyl-ACP--UDP-N-acetylglucosamine O-acyltransferase: MSLIDPRAIIDPTAILADNVEVGPWSIVGPGVEIGEGTVVGPHVILRGPTKIGKHNRIYQFSSVGEDTPDLKYKGEETRLVIGDHNVIREGVTIHRGTIQDRAETTLGDHNLIMAYAHIGHDSVIGNHCILVNNTALAGHVHVNDWAILSGFTLVHQFCHIGAHSFSGMGTAIGKDVPAFVTVFGNPAEARSMNFEGMRRRGFSEETIHALRRAYKVVYRQGLTVDQAIAELAEPAALFPEVAVFLESIQASTRGITR, translated from the coding sequence ATGAGTTTGATTGACCCTCGCGCAATCATCGATCCGACGGCCATCCTGGCCGACAATGTAGAGGTCGGCCCTTGGTCGATCGTCGGACCTGGTGTGGAAATTGGCGAGGGTACAGTCGTTGGGCCGCATGTAATTCTCAGGGGCCCAACGAAGATCGGTAAGCACAACCGCATTTACCAGTTTTCATCGGTAGGCGAGGACACGCCCGATCTCAAGTACAAAGGCGAAGAGACGCGTCTGGTGATCGGTGATCACAACGTTATTCGTGAGGGTGTGACCATCCATCGCGGGACGATTCAGGATCGTGCGGAAACGACCCTGGGTGACCATAACCTGATCATGGCCTACGCCCACATCGGTCACGACAGCGTGATCGGCAATCATTGCATTCTGGTCAACAACACCGCGTTGGCCGGACATGTGCACGTCAATGATTGGGCGATCCTCTCCGGCTTCACACTGGTGCATCAGTTTTGCCATATTGGCGCTCACAGCTTTTCAGGCATGGGCACTGCAATTGGCAAGGATGTGCCAGCGTTCGTCACCGTTTTTGGTAACCCGGCTGAGGCGCGTAGCATGAACTTCGAGGGCATGCGCCGTCGTGGGTTCAGCGAAGAGACCATTCACGCGCTACGTCGTGCGTACAAAGTGGTCTATCGGCAGGGACTGACCGTCGATCAAGCCATTGCCGAGCTCGCCGAACCAGCTGCGTTGTTCCCTGAAGTCGCCGTGTTCCTCGAGTCGATTCAGGCTTCGACCCGCGGCATCACGCGTTAA